In Erpetoichthys calabaricus chromosome 4, fErpCal1.3, whole genome shotgun sequence, one genomic interval encodes:
- the zbtb11 gene encoding zinc finger and BTB domain-containing protein 11 has translation MSCEESYLAIQRYLTDEREPYAPGTEGNAKRKIRKAAACYVVRNGTLYYQRRQKGREKFAELEVVLQAERRRELIEAAHIMAGGEHLNQHQTWHLISQKYWWRGILKQVKDYIKQCSCCQEKQDRSLLWIDPVHADETGSESRATRESEEEEEETENTDSQGTPAKGPKFSRTGKPITKHELVFVDSKGVVKQHSSTHGEAMLEKLNMQRLNNQFCDITLLIEGEEYRAHKSVLAACSAYFYELFIEKGAVSSHEAVVDLSGFSKSSFLPLLEFAYTSSLSFNFCSMAEIATLARHLVMLEVLEICEYVHKQVEEKKLTVYKKKDVHTVVASEMLSDEQNMQPGTGETTMELQQEMVQQQEERSIEVAVSSEETSLLGAALNPPDNLVVNGEASVPFVHESLIQAAVLSTSETENNEATVQLIGIQVDNSVEKSQEPDAVVISIETDGSNPKNVVHLEATAPPAIVNEEVTEAEIQQPTLIPKRRRGRPAKVKQEVVIVKDEHYEENPPAVEILEDDFASAATENSADDTYKSKLRQRSLEEGGYIRLHMGMEKKLQNKKINPRSAIQKVAQRLVKRGRLMPPPKKQAGDAQESSECEHVCSECGMVFQRRYALIMHTLKHEKSRGYKCTLCNKDFQYAASLRAHLARHKRKSISAISSSKSHSAEDVEGTTTTDGKSKGRTKREFVCDICGKTLPKLYSLRLHMLNHTGVRPHTCKVCGKSFAHKHSLKMHKTLHDSLKQFQCTLCEKSFATKRSLQEHMSIHTGESKYLCAACGKSFHRASGLSKHLKRHQPKPEVRGFPCSECDKSFYEARDLQQHMNKHLGLKPFQCQICGKCYSWKKDWYSHVKSHSVTEPYKCKVCGKEFFEKALFRRHVKKATHGKKGRVKQNLERECEHCGRKFMQLREYRRHMNNHEGVKPFECLTCGVAWADARSLKRHVRTHTGERPYVCPVCQDAYIDARTLRKHMTKFHNDYIPGKIMLEKDTLQFHNQGTQVEHAISIIASNLPSDQGEPNEEMISEEIETVLVTEETIEAVEAVAATEECGTVSTLSDQSIMQVVNYVLSQQQSAKLAEITPEAIETVEVEVAHVTEAE, from the exons GCGCCGGGAACTGATCGAGGCCGCACACATCATGGCCGGTGGCGAGCACCTGAATCAGCACCAGACCTGGCACCTCATTTCACAGAAGTACTGGTGGAGAG gTATTTTAAAGCAAGTAAAAGACTATATTAAGCAGTGTAGCTGCTGCCAAGAAAAACAGGACAGATCTTTGCTCTGGATTGACCCAGTCCATGCAGATGAGACTGGATCAGAAAGTAGGGCAACCCGTGAAagtgaagaggaggaagaagaaacagaaaacactgATTCACAGGGCACCCCAGCTAAAGGACCCAAGTTTTCTAGGACAGGAAAACCCATCACCAAACATGAGCTTGTGTTT GTGGATAGCAAAGGTGTCGTCAAACAACATTCCTCCACACATGGAGAGGCAATGCTGGAGAAGCTTAACATGCAGAGGCTCAATAATCAGTTCTGTGACATCACATTGCTTATTGAGGGAGAAGAGTACAGAGCCCACAAATCTGTGCTAGCTGCTTGCAGTGCTTACTTCTATGAGCTGTTTATAGAGAAGGGGGCAGTTTCCAGCCATGAGGCTGTGGTAGATCTCTCAG gCTTTAGTAAATCTAGCTTCCTTCCACTTTTGGAATTTGCCTATACCTCCAGTTTGTCTTTCAATTTTTGCAGTATGGCTGAAATAGCTACTTTAGCTCGGCATCTGGTAATGCTAGAGGTACTGGAAATATGTGAGTATGTACATAAACAAGTAGAGGAGAAGAAGCTCACAGTGTACAAAAAGAAAGATGTTCATACTGTTGTGGCTTCTGAAATGCTGTCAGATGAGCAGAACATGCAACCTGGCACAGGAGAAACCACCATGGAGCTTCAACAAGAAATGGTTCAGCAGCAAGAGGAAAGGTCTATAGAAGTAGCTGTGAGCAGTGAAGAGACGTCTTTACTTGGAGCCGCTTTAAACCCCCCAGACAATCTTGTTGTAAATGGTGAGGCTTCAGTACCCTTTGTGCATGAGAGTTTGATTCAGGCTGCAGTACTTTCAACTTCTGAAACTGAAAACAATGAGGCTACAGTGCAACTTATAGGAATCCAAGTTGATAATTCAGTAGAAAAAAGCCAGGAACCAGATGCTGTGGTGATCAGCATTGAGACAGATGGAAGTAACCCTAAGAATGTTGTGCATTTGGAAGCAACAGCACCCCCAGCTATAGTCAATGAAGAAGTTACAGAAGCAGAGATTCAGCAGCCTACTTTGATACCTAAGCGTCGACGTGGTCGACCTGCGAAAGTAAAACAAGAGGTTGTCATTGTGAAAGATGAGCATTATGAAGAAAATCCTCCAGCTGTAGAGATACTTGAAGATGATTTTGCCAGTGCAGCCACAGAAAATTCTGCTGATGATACATATAAGAGCAAGCTAAGGCAACGCTCCCTGGAGGAGGGTGGCTATATCCGGCTCCACATGGGCATGGAGAAGAAGCTCCAGAACAAGAAAATTAATCCTCGCTCTGCTATTCAGAAG GTGGCCCAGCGACTTGTGAAAAGGGGTCGTTTGATGCCACCTCCCAAAAAACAAGCTGGTGATGCACAAGAATCCTCTgaatgtgaacatgtctgttcagAGTGTGGCATGGTTTTCCAGCGCCGCTATGCCCTTATTATGCACACACTGAAGCATGAAAAGTCTAGAGGTTATAAATGCACA CTATGTAACAAAGACTTCCAGTATGCAGCCTCATTGCGTGCACACTTGGCAAGGCACAAACGAAAAAGTATATCTGCTATATCCAGCAGCAAGAGTCACTCTGCTGAGGATGTAGAGGGAACAACAACCACTGATGGAAAATCTAAGGGAAGAACTAAGAGGGAGTTTGTTTGTGATATTTGTGGGAAGACTCTTCCTAAGTTGTATTCTCTTCGATTACATATGTTGAATCATACAGGAGTCCGACCTCATACCTGTAAG GTGTGTGGCAAGTCATTTGCACATAAACATAGCCTGAAGATGCACAAGACCCTCCATGACTCTTTGAAGCAGTTTCAGTGCACTTTGTGTGAAAAGTCGTTTGCTACTAAACGTAGCCTTCAGGAGCACATGAGTATCCACACAG GTGAATCAAAGTATCTCTGTGCCGCATGTGGAAAGTCATTTCATCGAGCTTCGGGACTAAGTAAGCACTTAAAAAGACACCAGCCAAAACCTGAAGTACGTGGTTTCCCCTGCAGTGA ATGTGACAAAAGTTTCTATGAAGCAAGGGATCTCCAGCAGCATATGAACAAGCACTTGGGCCTGAAACCATTTCAGTGTCAGATATGTGGCAAATGCTACAGCTGGAAAAAAGACTGGTACTCACATGTAAAGTCACATTCAGTCACCGAGCCTTACAA ATGCAAAGTATGTGGAAAAGAGTTTTTTGAGAAGGCCCTCTTCAGGAGACATGTAAAAAAGGCCACACATGGAAAGAAAGGACGAGTAAAACAGAACTTGGAGCGTGAATGTGAGCATTGCGGCAGAAAGTTTATGCAGCTCCGTGAATACAGGAGGCATATGAATAATCATGAAG GAGTGAAGCCATTTGAGTGCCTAACCTGTGGTGTTGCCTGGGCTGATGCTCGTTCCCTAAAACGCCATGTCCGCACCCATACAGGCGAGAGACCGTATGTGTGTCCTGTGTGTCAAGATGCCTACATAGATGCTCGCACACTACGCAAGCACATGACAAAGTTCCATAATGACTACATCCCAGGAAAGATCATGTTGGAGAAAGACACTTTGCAGTTTCATAATCAGGGGACACAGGTGGAACATGCCATTAGCATCATTGCTTCAAACTTACCCAGCGATCAGGGAGAACCTAATGAAGAAATGATCAGTGAAGAGATAGAGACTGTCTTGGTTACTGAAGAGACTATCGAGGCTGTAGAGGCTGTGGCGGCCACAGAGGAGTGTGGAACTGTCTCCACCTTGTCTGATCAGAGCATCATGCAGGTGGTCAACTATGTTTTGTCACAGCAGCAGTCTGCCAAGTTGGCAGAGATTACCCCAGAAGCCATCGAGACGGTGGAGGTTGAGGTGGCCCATGTAACTGAAGCAGAATAA